A genome region from Pirellulales bacterium includes the following:
- a CDS encoding DUF1080 domain-containing protein has translation MHARIFSALVVFLLQLNLAGALRAADPLALELIAADDSLAGWQYGPDAPRGWTVREGTFVASAEATPLIGGWSFGDFELAFAWTGNWHLGLLPVGDGQPWEIALGEGEGETWIDAAGDHAVAKQAVAALPDGAPHRAIVRRFGARLMLEVDGRRAVSCAVDDSLRVPRLAGQGELHGLVLDEPLGEPLFNGRDTAGWKVTSGRMWRVADGELHGGGGSNYLRTEAEFENFVFALEYKQSTGGNSGVGIRTPDGGWPSGDGMELQLYDEPLSTPLNKHSTAAIYGNMEPLARADRPDVWNRVVVRAQGRLISMWVNGRLVQHADTRLCPELKYRRLRGWVGVQNHQDPSRMRNILLRQLPDGEGPDDWRRARPEPASRRALEPWMNSQRLAEQGVAVGSSRAIQAAAGESQAVELAGPGAITALCGAATEGRVVIEIDGAAAIDCALSELSERVHAIAAAPAQLACYVPFRRAARCTFTALGTPLNLRLDHVAAPENTVPESWGDGAACERGLHSALAYRRQQLESGRHREGDEVQVVEMKQESLEPGAQLSVEFQEQSGVVVRTTLGAPLQFLRDDALWAEVYVDGESTPALAAPARWLFPGATTSKYVNFVVTEDQGLVSLLGMPFATGLRLVITNRGDEAVRNVRLHLAADGESWRTAPAIEPGLRLRGVFHRHDDAAPLALAGRGCLVGLIAEPLPDAGGPPRVAQMRVDGQPAVDGELDSLAFWGLAAAEGDQLGPFAGRAGPMIWRWFLPAPPAFEREFTLDWCADAGPCDCLLLYYGRP, from the coding sequence TTGGCCTTCGCTTGGACCGGCAACTGGCATCTCGGCCTGTTGCCCGTCGGCGACGGCCAGCCCTGGGAAATTGCCCTCGGCGAAGGCGAAGGTGAGACCTGGATCGATGCTGCAGGCGATCATGCCGTCGCCAAGCAAGCCGTGGCAGCGCTGCCGGATGGCGCTCCCCATCGGGCCATCGTCCGGCGGTTCGGGGCGCGCCTCATGCTCGAGGTCGACGGGCGCCGCGCGGTTTCTTGTGCGGTCGACGATAGTCTCCGCGTCCCACGTCTCGCGGGGCAGGGAGAGCTGCACGGCCTGGTGCTCGACGAACCGCTCGGCGAACCGCTGTTCAACGGGCGCGACACGGCCGGCTGGAAGGTCACCTCGGGCCGCATGTGGCGCGTGGCCGACGGCGAGCTGCACGGTGGCGGAGGCTCAAACTACTTGCGCACCGAGGCCGAGTTTGAAAACTTCGTTTTCGCGCTCGAGTACAAACAATCGACCGGCGGCAACTCGGGCGTTGGCATTCGCACGCCCGACGGCGGCTGGCCCTCGGGCGACGGCATGGAGTTGCAGCTTTACGACGAGCCGCTCAGCACGCCGCTCAACAAGCATTCGACCGCGGCGATCTACGGCAACATGGAGCCGCTGGCCCGTGCCGATCGCCCCGACGTCTGGAATCGCGTGGTCGTGCGGGCCCAAGGACGCTTGATCAGCATGTGGGTCAACGGGCGGCTCGTGCAACACGCCGACACGCGGCTTTGCCCCGAGCTGAAGTATCGCCGGCTGCGCGGCTGGGTCGGCGTGCAGAATCACCAGGACCCCTCGCGGATGCGCAACATCCTGCTGCGGCAGTTGCCCGACGGCGAGGGGCCGGACGACTGGCGCAGGGCGCGGCCCGAGCCGGCGTCGCGCCGTGCGCTCGAACCCTGGATGAACAGCCAGCGTCTGGCGGAGCAGGGCGTTGCCGTAGGGTCGTCGCGCGCGATTCAGGCGGCGGCCGGCGAATCGCAAGCCGTCGAACTGGCCGGCCCCGGCGCGATCACGGCGCTCTGCGGCGCCGCGACCGAAGGGCGCGTCGTGATCGAGATCGACGGCGCGGCGGCGATCGATTGTGCCCTGAGCGAGCTGTCGGAGCGCGTGCACGCCATCGCCGCGGCGCCGGCACAACTGGCCTGTTATGTGCCGTTTCGCCGCGCGGCCCGTTGCACCTTTACGGCGCTGGGCACTCCGTTGAATCTGCGGCTCGATCATGTCGCCGCACCGGAGAACACGGTGCCCGAATCGTGGGGCGACGGCGCCGCTTGCGAGCGCGGGCTGCATTCGGCCTTGGCTTATCGCCGGCAACAACTCGAGTCGGGCCGGCATCGCGAGGGCGACGAGGTGCAAGTGGTCGAGATGAAGCAGGAGAGCCTCGAGCCGGGCGCGCAATTATCGGTTGAGTTTCAAGAGCAGTCGGGCGTCGTGGTGCGCACGACTCTCGGCGCGCCGCTCCAGTTCCTGCGCGACGATGCCCTGTGGGCGGAAGTCTATGTCGACGGGGAAAGCACCCCGGCGCTAGCCGCGCCGGCGCGGTGGCTGTTCCCCGGTGCCACGACCAGCAAGTACGTCAACTTCGTCGTCACCGAAGACCAGGGGCTCGTCAGCCTGTTGGGGATGCCTTTTGCCACCGGGCTGCGATTGGTGATTACCAACCGGGGCGACGAGGCCGTGCGCAACGTGCGCTTGCATCTGGCGGCCGACGGCGAGTCTTGGCGCACCGCGCCGGCCATCGAGCCGGGCCTGCGGCTGCGCGGCGTTTTCCATCGGCATGACGACGCGGCCCCTCTGGCGCTCGCCGGGCGCGGATGCCTGGTCGGTCTGATCGCCGAGCCGCTGCCCGACGCCGGCGGACCGCCGCGAGTCGCGCAGATGCGCGTCGACGGCCAGCCGGCGGTCGACGGCGAGCTCGACTCGCTGGCGTTCTGGGGGCTCGCCGCGGCCGAGGGCGATCAGCTTGGCCCCTTCGCCGGTCGCGCCGGGCCAATGATCTGGCGCTGGTTTCTGCCCGCGCCGCCGGCCTTCGAACGCGAATTCACGCTCGATTGGTGCGCCGACGCCGGCCCTTGCGATTGCTTGCTGCTCTATTACGGAAGGCCCTGA
- a CDS encoding ABC transporter permease: protein MNVDSFGRMQHTLALALRNLALHKLRSALTVTGLIFGVASVVAMLAVAEGASEEAQRQLADLGARNIILRSTKPAEEKQQSNEQREAVAEYGLTYTDLERVRHTLPSVVSVTPLREFRQEVRYHERSLDGRIVGATPEYLAMNGLQMAQGRFLEPLDDERLLNVCAIGAELAEKLFPFESPLGKSLRAGASHYYRVVGVTAHRAPSAGVGSSLSAQDFNRDVYIPLSTDRVRFGEMISYSKAGSFSFERIELTQITVECRAVDDVRPTAASLACLLEPHHPKQDFALVLPLDLLEQAARTKRLFNVVLGSIAGISLLVGGIGIMNIMLATVTERTREIGIRRALGAKQRDIIQQFLVETAALSTIGGLLGVGLGLLAPPVISQITGMETKSVVWAPAVAFVVAVVVGVGFGLYPARRAARMDPVEALRAE, encoded by the coding sequence ATGAACGTCGATTCCTTCGGCCGGATGCAACATACGCTGGCCTTGGCCTTGCGCAACCTGGCGCTGCACAAGCTGCGCAGCGCCCTGACCGTGACGGGCCTGATCTTTGGCGTCGCCAGCGTCGTCGCCATGCTGGCCGTCGCCGAAGGCGCCAGCGAAGAGGCCCAGCGACAATTGGCCGACCTCGGTGCCCGCAACATCATCCTCCGCAGCACCAAGCCGGCCGAAGAAAAGCAGCAATCGAACGAGCAGCGCGAGGCCGTGGCCGAATACGGGTTGACCTATACCGATCTGGAGCGCGTGCGGCATACGCTCCCCAGCGTCGTCTCGGTCACGCCGCTGCGCGAGTTCCGCCAGGAGGTGCGTTACCACGAGCGTTCGCTCGATGGCCGCATCGTCGGGGCCACGCCCGAGTATCTGGCGATGAACGGTCTGCAGATGGCGCAAGGCCGGTTTCTCGAGCCGCTGGACGACGAGCGGCTGCTCAACGTCTGTGCGATCGGCGCCGAATTGGCCGAGAAACTGTTTCCCTTTGAGTCCCCCCTGGGCAAGTCGCTGCGCGCGGGAGCAAGTCACTACTACCGAGTCGTCGGTGTGACGGCACACCGTGCCCCGTCGGCCGGCGTGGGCAGCAGCCTGAGCGCGCAAGACTTCAACCGCGACGTGTACATTCCCTTGTCGACGGACCGGGTGCGGTTCGGCGAGATGATCAGCTACAGCAAAGCGGGCAGCTTCAGCTTCGAGCGGATTGAACTGACGCAGATTACCGTCGAATGCCGCGCGGTCGACGACGTGCGGCCGACGGCCGCGTCGCTGGCCTGCCTGCTCGAACCGCACCACCCGAAGCAAGACTTCGCGCTGGTGCTGCCGCTCGATCTGCTCGAGCAGGCTGCCCGGACGAAGCGCTTGTTCAACGTCGTCTTGGGCTCGATCGCGGGCATTTCGCTACTGGTCGGTGGGATCGGGATCATGAACATCATGCTGGCCACGGTCACCGAGCGGACGCGCGAGATCGGCATCCGCCGCGCGCTGGGTGCCAAGCAGCGCGACATCATTCAACAGTTCCTCGTCGAAACGGCCGCCCTGTCGACGATAGGCGGGCTGCTGGGCGTCGGGCTGGGGCTGCTCGCGCCGCCGGTGATCAGCCAGATCACCGGCATGGAAACCAAGAGCGTCGTCTGGGCGCCCGCCGTGGCGTTTGTCGTCGCGGTGGTCGTCGGCGTCGGGTTCGGCTTGTATCCGGCTCGTCGCGCTGCACGCATGGACCCCGTCGAGGCCCTCCGGGCCGAGTAG
- a CDS encoding efflux RND transporter periplasmic adaptor subunit, with protein MLLAVTAGAGKVGYDWWTAVAIEMPLLGRAVRGTLKVTVVERGNLESTVTVDGVCEVEGWENKIVFIVPEGTVVKAGDTVVRIDTERINKQIAEGEIHVNEANAKVLATEQEIEVQRNAGESEVAKAELELTLAELDLQKFDKGDRLVELNDQNGKIAQMRFELEKLKDELGNLKSLVKKGYRVPEQQRQKEEDLRRAEFFLDRDTEKLKVIEEYEHVRKMAELDAKAKEATRALARAKATGEAKLAKLRSDLESARAALTMRQRTLEELRQQLAHCEIVAKQGGVVAYANEEWWSSDRQIREGAMVHARQKLFSLPDMSQMQVKVNVHESQVKRVKPGQKAAIRVDAFSELVLEGTVKQVSPLADSTHSWMSGGVKEYTTIVTIDKMPDAALKPGMTAEVEILVNQLSDVVLAPVQAVTERQRQHYAYVLVNGRLERRQVSIGDANERQVEIVAGLAPDEELALDARNRLIADLGEVEESPVNAAAPPATAQTNSAAATGS; from the coding sequence GTGCTGCTGGCGGTTACCGCCGGCGCGGGCAAGGTCGGCTACGACTGGTGGACGGCCGTGGCGATCGAAATGCCGCTGTTGGGCCGCGCCGTGCGCGGAACGCTCAAGGTGACCGTCGTCGAACGTGGCAACCTGGAAAGCACCGTCACCGTCGACGGCGTGTGCGAGGTTGAGGGCTGGGAAAACAAGATCGTGTTCATCGTACCCGAGGGCACCGTCGTCAAAGCGGGCGACACCGTCGTGCGGATCGATACTGAGCGCATCAACAAGCAAATCGCCGAGGGCGAGATTCACGTCAACGAGGCGAATGCCAAAGTCCTGGCCACGGAGCAGGAGATCGAAGTTCAGCGGAACGCCGGCGAAAGCGAAGTGGCCAAGGCGGAACTCGAGCTGACGCTGGCGGAACTCGACCTGCAAAAATTCGACAAAGGCGACCGGCTCGTCGAACTCAACGACCAGAACGGCAAGATCGCGCAGATGCGGTTCGAGCTGGAAAAGCTCAAGGACGAGCTAGGCAACCTCAAGAGCCTGGTCAAAAAAGGCTACCGCGTGCCCGAACAGCAGCGCCAGAAAGAAGAGGACCTGCGCCGCGCCGAGTTCTTTCTCGATCGCGACACCGAAAAGCTCAAGGTGATCGAGGAATACGAGCACGTGCGGAAAATGGCCGAGCTGGACGCCAAGGCCAAGGAAGCGACCCGTGCGCTCGCACGTGCCAAGGCGACGGGCGAGGCGAAGCTGGCCAAGCTGCGCAGCGATCTTGAGTCGGCCCGGGCCGCATTGACCATGCGCCAGCGCACGCTCGAAGAATTGCGCCAGCAATTGGCCCATTGCGAAATCGTGGCCAAGCAGGGCGGCGTCGTCGCCTATGCCAATGAAGAATGGTGGTCTTCCGATCGCCAGATCCGCGAAGGCGCCATGGTTCACGCGCGGCAAAAGCTGTTCAGCCTGCCCGACATGAGCCAAATGCAAGTCAAGGTCAACGTGCACGAATCGCAGGTGAAACGAGTCAAACCGGGCCAGAAAGCCGCGATTCGCGTCGATGCTTTTTCCGAGCTGGTGCTCGAAGGCACGGTCAAGCAGGTATCGCCCCTGGCCGACTCGACTCACTCCTGGATGAGCGGCGGCGTGAAGGAATACACGACGATCGTCACGATCGACAAAATGCCCGATGCCGCGCTGAAGCCAGGTATGACGGCCGAGGTCGAAATCCTCGTCAACCAGCTCTCCGATGTCGTGCTCGCGCCCGTGCAGGCCGTCACGGAACGGCAGCGCCAACATTATGCGTACGTGCTCGTCAACGGCCGGTTGGAGCGCCGCCAGGTCTCGATCGGCGACGCCAACGAACGGCAGGTCGAAATCGTCGCCGGACTGGCGCCGGACGAAGAACTGGCGCTCGATGCTCGTAACCGCCTGATCGCCGACCTGGGCGAAGTTGAAGAGTCGCCGGTAAACGCAGCAGCGCCGCCCGCGACCGCGCAAACCAACTCAGCCGCGGCCACCGGTTCCTGA